One Neodiprion pinetum isolate iyNeoPine1 chromosome 1, iyNeoPine1.2, whole genome shotgun sequence genomic window carries:
- the LOC124213221 gene encoding uncharacterized protein: MTMEDRSGGMERAAPATVNNVTSSSPSDASYPLQRSVKRSFDVAFLVAPDENLARRQSEKLRLVSTESLTEKRNQRLPEVNVTTDHEADKMPQNLTIKHYDHERKILDSPISPPYVSPRLQMTSPPKVSPDNEPTRRYSLPQLHKTPSPPIFLNQTSLNKSLDSAELVVAKGYDPVPSPDKNESRSAFTKVAFTGQKNGFDSSQVSPRSSVSPDQLSYQSSISPPVNLSNPPSYKYASFPGKVAYPFLMNHEAQQNSILENLKMPQISQPPKDFSNQIPSPKVAGFRAELSPVYPNLPYNPISVFPPMAEALARPRFLATAGVTGLLPPSFAALTLPAQNVCAKCNLSFRMTSDLVYHMRSHHKSENAGEAARRRREEKLRCPVCDESFRERHHLTRHMTAHQDKESDAIVDQVEIKRRATAVQGK, from the coding sequence ATGACCATGGAAGATCGCTCCGGAGGGATGGAGCGCGCTGCACCCGCAACGGTGAACAACGTGACATCCTCCTCACCCTCCGACGCCTCGTACCCTCTCCAGCGTTCGGTGAAGCGTTCATTCGACGTCGCGTTTCTGGTAGCACCAGATGAGAATCTGGCCCGTCGTCAAAGCGAGAAACTGCGTCTGGTATCAACGGAGAGCCTGACGGAGAAGAGGAACCAGCGACTTCCGGAGGTCAATGTGACGACGGACCACGAGGCCGACAAGATGCCGCAGAACCTGACGATCAAGCACTACGACCACGAGAGGAAGATCCTCGACAGTCCGATCAGTCCACCCTACGTATCGCCGCGGCTGCAAATGACAAGTCCGCCGAAAGTGTCACCCGACAACGAGCCGACGCGAAGGTACAGCCTCCCCCAGCTTCACAAGACTCCGAGTCCACCGATATTCCTGAACCAGACTAGCTTGAACAAGAGTCTGGACTCGGCAGAGCTCGTCGTCGCCAAGGGCTACGATCCAGTTCCATCCCCGGACAAGAACGAGTCCAGGAGTGCTTTTACAAAAGTGGCATTCACCGGGCAAAAGAACGGCTTTGACAGTAGCCAAGTCTCGCCAAGGTCTTCCGTTTCCCCGGACCAGCTGAGCTATCAGAGCAGCATCAGTCCGCCGGTAAATCTGTCCAATCCTCCGTCGTACAAGTACGCTTCGTTTCCCGGTAAGGTGGCGTATCCCTTTCTGATGAACCACGAAGCCCAGCAGAACAGCATCCTGGAGAACCTGAAGATGCCGCAGATATCTCAACCGCCGAAGGATTTCTCGAACCAGATACCGAGCCCCAAGGTGGCCGGTTTCAGGGCGGAACTCTCCCCCGTGTATCCGAACCTCCCTTACAATCCGATCTCCGTGTTTCCGCCTATGGCCGAAGCCTTGGCCAGGCCACGATTCCTCGCGACCGCCGGGGTCACTGGGCTACTTCCGCCGTCGTTTGCCGCGCTGACTTTGCCCGCTCAGAACGTATGCGCCAAGTGCAATCTGTCATTCAGGATGACCTCAGACCTCGTCTACCACATGCGGTCCCATCACAAAAGCGAAAACGCCGGTGAAGCTGCGAGGCGGCGCCGGGAGGAGAAACTCCGATGTCCCGTCTGCGATGAAAGCTTCAGGGAACGGCATCATCTCACCAGACACATGACCGCCCACCAGGACAAGGAGAGCGACGCGATCGTCGATCAGGTCGAGATCAAGAGGCGTGCAACCGCTGTGCAAGGCAAATGA